One genomic segment of Paenibacillus xylanexedens includes these proteins:
- a CDS encoding transposase, translating into MAKKGQTFQTYTEEFKLNAVRSYVEGSSSYKVVAEREGIRNCSQLKVWVKKWKNGEAFDERKNSVPNPLKGRPRKAFGSVEEERDYLQAQVDYLKKRYPNLVKEKR; encoded by the coding sequence ATGGCGAAAAAAGGGCAAACATTTCAGACATATACGGAAGAATTCAAATTGAATGCAGTTAGATCCTATGTCGAAGGTTCTTCAAGTTACAAGGTGGTTGCTGAGCGCGAGGGGATTCGAAACTGTTCACAACTGAAGGTGTGGGTGAAAAAGTGGAAAAACGGGGAAGCGTTCGATGAGCGAAAAAACAGTGTGCCCAATCCACTGAAGGGACGTCCCCGTAAAGCCTTTGGCAGCGTGGAGGAAGAACGAGACTATCTTCAAGCACAGGTGGATTATTTAAAAAAGCGGTATCCAAATCTAGTAAAGGAGAAGCGCTGA